A region of Candidatus Palauibacter scopulicola DNA encodes the following proteins:
- a CDS encoding RNA polymerase sigma factor, with protein MTTTAEPERPVHDWSERYGPELRRHVAAMVGNADEARDIVQDLWVTALRARPEAGGAVNIRAWLYRVATRRALDHLTTRRRRSELLAAHSGALEPGTLPAADAALGRLSEAAAARVRRCVAALPRRQRDAVWLRWIEQLDYATIARRMGASPEAARANVYQGMKKLRRELAEVWREEGPI; from the coding sequence ATGACCACAACGGCGGAGCCGGAACGACCGGTGCACGACTGGTCCGAGCGCTACGGTCCTGAATTGCGGCGCCACGTGGCCGCGATGGTGGGCAACGCGGACGAGGCCCGGGATATCGTGCAGGACCTGTGGGTGACGGCGCTCCGCGCGCGGCCCGAGGCGGGAGGCGCCGTGAACATCCGCGCGTGGCTGTATCGCGTCGCGACGCGGCGGGCGCTCGACCACCTGACCACGCGCCGCCGGCGCTCGGAGTTGCTCGCGGCCCACTCGGGCGCGCTGGAGCCGGGCACCCTCCCCGCGGCCGACGCCGCGCTGGGTCGGCTCTCGGAAGCCGCCGCGGCGCGCGTCCGGAGGTGTGTCGCGGCACTCCCCCGGCGGCAGCGGGACGCCGTCTGGCTCCGCTGGATCGAGCAGTTGGACTACGCGACGATCGCCCGCCGGATGGGTGCCTCCCCCGAAGCCGCGAGAGCCAACGTCTACCAGGGGATGAAGAAGCTGCGCCGCGAACTCGCCGAGGTGTGGCGCGAGGAGGGTCCGATATGA
- a CDS encoding DUF6600 domain-containing protein yields MRFAKAAGNSGAPRRLRGRRRVWAVGVAWGLSFAAPPVSAQEAETPIDYDAAIAQSGIDGSYGYLRALDGSATLIQGDTRERVQLAVNEPVLAGDRIFVSGESRVEIVLADGNVVRIGNQAELLFRALANSADTSDPATIVELARGSLQLVVAGNPPGSEWPSVVTPNATIRPRGAGSFLIVVDGERRSEVVVREGLAEVTTETELAEVRRGESLVVEGARGDRLRFAAAPGLDRLEAWGQGLGDYARGEYTAHVDPDLHYAASSLESHGSWVQAGAGVAWRPRVSTGWAPYRHGRWRHTPSGMFWVSYEPWGWVPYHYGYWDLDPGWGWVWFPGRHFAVAHVYWYWGPSYAGWIPSGYYWRHYRNYYGSSWGFHFGVYGHIGGGFGRYRHWTFLPHGRLGHRRQHFYSIGGSDFGRGRKAVERGVLLTDSRLLGREARRRPAQTLASLRRAVERDGRTAVDANGFIDRGAGLPREVERVVLRGRDGRTARPRDATAGAPSGTSRTAGTPPVRVTTRSPEAGTLRLERAGVQRATQRIGVQRATPPAAGTGTRPVIRRPTAREVPDAPRRPAVRPTTRAGSGGVQRAPPRTGDDGVRRIVRPRTARESPAVRRTGGTTTRPTARSNPARPTARSAPARPAARPTTARPSRPVLRRPPSTPRPVTRQNAPRPSRPAVRPPGPSRSSGTVSRSSGGSRSGGAVRRSGGSSRSGGAVRRSGGSSRSGGAVRRSGGNTRSSGATRARGRSGG; encoded by the coding sequence ATGCGGTTCGCAAAGGCGGCAGGAAACTCCGGAGCGCCCCGGCGGTTGCGGGGCCGGCGGCGGGTGTGGGCGGTCGGGGTGGCGTGGGGCCTCTCGTTCGCCGCGCCCCCGGTCTCCGCCCAGGAGGCGGAGACCCCGATCGACTACGACGCCGCGATCGCGCAGAGCGGGATCGACGGCAGCTACGGATACCTGCGCGCGCTCGACGGGTCCGCGACGCTCATTCAGGGAGACACCCGTGAGCGAGTCCAGCTCGCGGTGAACGAGCCCGTCCTCGCCGGCGACCGGATCTTCGTCTCCGGTGAGTCGCGCGTCGAAATCGTGCTCGCCGACGGTAACGTCGTCCGGATCGGGAACCAGGCGGAACTTCTCTTCCGCGCGCTCGCCAACTCCGCGGATACGAGCGACCCCGCAACCATCGTCGAACTCGCGCGCGGGTCGCTCCAACTCGTGGTGGCCGGGAATCCGCCGGGCTCCGAGTGGCCCTCCGTCGTCACGCCGAACGCGACAATCCGGCCCAGGGGAGCCGGTTCCTTCCTGATCGTCGTTGATGGCGAGCGCCGCAGCGAGGTCGTCGTGCGCGAAGGGCTGGCGGAAGTCACGACAGAGACGGAACTCGCCGAGGTTCGGCGCGGAGAGAGCCTCGTCGTCGAAGGCGCGCGAGGCGACCGGCTCCGCTTCGCGGCGGCCCCCGGGCTTGATCGTCTGGAGGCGTGGGGTCAGGGGCTCGGCGACTACGCACGCGGGGAGTATACCGCGCATGTGGATCCGGATCTCCACTACGCCGCGTCTTCGCTTGAGAGTCACGGATCGTGGGTGCAGGCGGGCGCGGGGGTCGCCTGGCGTCCGCGCGTGTCCACAGGCTGGGCGCCGTACCGGCACGGGCGCTGGCGGCACACACCCAGCGGGATGTTCTGGGTCTCGTACGAACCATGGGGCTGGGTGCCCTACCACTACGGGTACTGGGACCTCGATCCCGGATGGGGCTGGGTCTGGTTCCCGGGCCGGCATTTCGCGGTCGCGCACGTGTACTGGTACTGGGGTCCGAGCTACGCGGGCTGGATTCCGTCAGGCTACTACTGGCGCCACTACCGGAACTATTACGGGAGCAGCTGGGGCTTCCACTTCGGGGTCTACGGGCACATCGGGGGCGGCTTCGGTCGCTATCGGCACTGGACGTTCCTGCCACACGGCCGCCTCGGACACCGGCGCCAGCACTTCTACTCGATCGGCGGTTCGGACTTCGGTCGCGGGCGGAAGGCGGTCGAGCGCGGCGTGCTGCTGACCGACTCCCGCCTGCTCGGGCGCGAGGCGCGGCGGCGACCGGCCCAGACCCTGGCGAGCCTGCGGCGCGCGGTCGAGCGTGACGGGAGGACGGCCGTCGATGCGAACGGCTTCATCGACCGCGGCGCGGGTCTGCCGCGGGAGGTCGAACGCGTCGTGCTGCGAGGGCGCGATGGCCGGACGGCGCGCCCGCGCGATGCGACCGCCGGGGCGCCGAGCGGCACTTCGCGGACGGCGGGCACACCGCCTGTCCGCGTGACCACGCGATCGCCGGAGGCCGGCACGTTGCGGCTGGAGCGGGCCGGCGTACAGCGGGCCACGCAGCGGATCGGCGTGCAGCGCGCGACGCCGCCTGCGGCCGGAACCGGCACCCGCCCGGTGATCCGGCGGCCCACGGCGCGGGAGGTGCCCGACGCCCCGAGGCGACCGGCCGTGCGACCCACGACGCGAGCGGGCTCCGGCGGCGTCCAGCGCGCGCCCCCGCGGACGGGCGACGATGGCGTTCGTCGGATCGTCCGTCCGCGGACGGCACGGGAGTCGCCAGCCGTTCGGCGGACGGGCGGCACGACGACGCGGCCGACGGCACGGTCGAATCCTGCCAGGCCCACCGCGCGCTCCGCTCCGGCGCGGCCGGCGGCGCGACCCACGACGGCGAGGCCCTCCCGGCCCGTTCTTCGCCGTCCGCCGTCCACGCCGAGACCCGTGACCCGGCAAAACGCCCCCCGTCCATCGCGGCCGGCGGTGCGCCCGCCCGGCCCGTCGAGGTCGAGCGGCACCGTCAGCCGTTCCAGCGGCGGGTCCCGATCCGGCGGCGCCGTCAGACGTTCCGGCGGCAGCTCCCGATCCGGTGGCGCCGTCAGACGTTCCGGCGGCAGCTCCCGATCCGGTGGCGCCGTCAGACGCTCCGGCGGCAACACGCGGTCGAGCGGCGCCACACGTGCGCGCGGCCGATCCGGAGGTTAG
- a CDS encoding methylated-DNA--[protein]-cysteine S-methyltransferase, which yields MTRRCMTCHEEDVLAWILDDPDADAAQKLAERVAACPVCRERAVEYRILDLAAHGLRDGPVIRWHRFDSPFGAMRVAASPAGLVALSWQDKNDDAFVAGLEDRYPSTPVVRDTDRLGPAEAQLTEYFGRRRPRFDLLVDITELGDFQRAVLDVTSGLEFGETVTYTDIARRIGRPKASRAVGNALGRNPIPIIVPCHRVVRTDRTLGGYTGGLRYKRALLDIEGRTDLLGSGAIRRTINLPRRQ from the coding sequence ATGACTCGACGTTGCATGACCTGTCACGAAGAAGACGTACTCGCCTGGATCCTGGACGACCCGGATGCGGACGCGGCGCAGAAGCTCGCCGAACGCGTGGCGGCGTGCCCCGTTTGTCGGGAGCGCGCCGTGGAATACCGGATTCTGGATCTCGCCGCGCACGGCCTCCGGGACGGCCCTGTCATCCGCTGGCATCGCTTCGATTCGCCCTTCGGCGCCATGCGGGTCGCTGCGAGCCCCGCCGGGTTGGTCGCGCTCTCGTGGCAGGACAAGAACGACGATGCGTTCGTCGCCGGCCTCGAGGACCGGTACCCGTCGACACCCGTGGTGCGCGACACCGATCGACTCGGCCCCGCGGAAGCGCAACTGACGGAGTATTTCGGCCGTCGCCGCCCTCGTTTCGATCTCCTCGTCGATATCACGGAGCTGGGCGACTTCCAGCGCGCCGTGCTGGACGTCACCTCCGGACTCGAGTTCGGCGAGACGGTGACGTACACGGACATCGCCCGGCGCATCGGACGTCCGAAGGCATCGCGCGCGGTGGGCAACGCGCTCGGCCGCAACCCGATACCGATCATCGTGCCGTGCCACCGAGTCGTCCGCACCGACCGGACGCTGGGCGGATACACCGGCGGCCTCCGCTACAAGCGCGCCCTCCTCGACATCGAGGGCCGCACCGACCTCCTCGGCTCGGGGGCGATCCGACGAACGATCAACCTTCCACGGCGACAGTGA